A single window of Paenibacillus sp. FSL H8-0537 DNA harbors:
- a CDS encoding GNAT family N-acetyltransferase: MTVNIKKCTFEDVRLLHEVSVETFYETFNHQNSPENMKAYLEKAFNFKQLEKELSNSSSDFYFIYSYEELAGYLKLNTDGAQTEIMGNDSLEIERIYIRRKLHKQGLGKHLINKATHIAIERSKEKIWLGVWEKNESAIAFYKKIGFVQTGAHSFFMGDEEQIDFIMTKSLV; the protein is encoded by the coding sequence ATGACTGTAAATATAAAGAAGTGCACATTTGAAGATGTTAGATTACTTCATGAAGTTAGTGTTGAAACATTTTATGAGACATTTAACCATCAAAATTCGCCTGAAAATATGAAAGCTTACTTGGAAAAAGCATTTAACTTCAAGCAATTAGAAAAAGAATTATCTAATAGCTCTTCTGATTTCTATTTTATTTATTCTTATGAGGAGCTTGCTGGGTATTTAAAGCTAAACACAGATGGTGCTCAAACTGAAATAATGGGCAATGATTCGCTTGAAATCGAGAGGATTTATATAAGGAGAAAACTTCATAAGCAGGGGCTTGGTAAGCATCTAATAAATAAAGCTACGCATATAGCGATAGAACGGAGCAAAGAGAAAATCTGGCTAGGGGTTTGGGAAAAAAATGAGAGCGCAATTGCCTTCTATAAAAAAATCGGCTTTGTGCAAACAGGGGCCCACTCATTCTTTATGGGCGATGAAGAACAAATAGATTTTATAATGACCAAATCGCTCGTATAA